Below is a genomic region from Actinomadura sp. NAK00032.
GCCTCGTCCCACGACGAGGGGATGTACTCGTCCATGATGCCGAGCATGTGCGCGGTGAGCTGCCAGGAGTGCAGGAAGGCCGCGGACTCGTCGGCCGGGATCGGCACCTTCCATTTGGTCAGCTGCTTCATGACCGTGGTGGGCAGGCTGTGCCAGGTGACCATCATGTCCGCCTGGCTGATCGGGATCTCCTCGTCGGCGACCTTGTTCCAGTACGCCGACTTCGGCAGCAGGTACCGGACGCCCGAGTGGGCCAGCCGGGTCTTCACGCAGGTCACGATCATCTCGCCGTCGGGCTCGAAGGCCTTCTCGGTGCCGACGTCGTAGCCGAGCTTGGCGGTCTTGGTGATGCGGTCGCGCATGTCCGCGCCGCCCTTGGAGTAGTAGACCGCGCGCGCCTCCCTCGGGATCGCCGTGCTCATCATCCCGCTGGCGAAGCCGTAGGTGACGCCGAGGTACAGCCCGCGCTTCTCGTTGAACTCGAACGCCTTCGCCAGCTTGCCCCGGTCCGTCCAGGACGGGAGCCGCCGGGCGCGCTCGATGAAGTCCTTCAGGTCGGCGGGCAGGCCCTTCGGCAGCGTCTGGCCGTTCTTCGTCCAGGTCTTCAGCAGCTTGTTGACCTCGGGAACCGCGCCCGCCTCCTGCAGGGAGGCGACCAGCTCATCGCTCTCGGGGTCCCATACCCACCGCGGGTCGGCGCCCTTGCCGGCGCCCGCGACCGATCCCTTCGGCGACCACGTCCACAGTGGCGCCGCCTGCGCGGGGGACGCCACGCTCAGCGCGCCGAGCGCGCCCAGCGTCCCGCCCGCCATCAACACATGGCGTCTGGTGGGAGTCTCCATGCCTTCGCTCCTCCTCGGGGTGAGAGCGCCGCGAGGATACGCTGAAACATGGCCCGTCTCCGTGTATCATCGCGACAGCGCCAATGAGAACACACGTGTGTCGGTCGCCACAAGACCCTCCGTGACGGAAGGCGGGGATTGCGGCAGAATCGGATCGTCTCTGGAGGAGATCGTGGATTCTGAGTTGTCCTCTCTCATGACGTCCTCGGGCGAACATGAATCGCTGATCGAACGCGCCTACACCGACGCCGTCGAACAGGTCGACGAGAGGGACGCGACCCGCGCCCGGGTCCTCGACGCGGCCTACGAGCAGTTCTCCCGAATGGGCATCCAGCGCTCCACGATGGAGGACGTGGCCCGGCGGGCCGGCGTTTCCCGCATCACCGTCTACCGGCGGTTCGTGACGAAGGACGCGCTCGTCGAGCATGTGGTGCGGCGGGAGTACCGCCGCTACTTCGACCAGTTCCTGGTCGACATCCAGCAGGCCGAGACCGCGGCCGACCGGGTCGTGCTCGGGTTCGTCAGCTCGCTGCGCGCCATCCGCCGCAACCCGCTGATCGGCGGGCTGATGGCCAGCGAGCCGGACCTCGTCGTCCCGTCCATGATCAGCGACGGCGGGCGGACGGTCGCCACCGTGCGGGAGTTCGTCGCGGGCCAGCTCCGCCGCGAGCAGCGCGCCGGCACCGTGGCCGACGGCCTGGACATCGACCACGTCGCCGAGATGATGGTCCGGATCTCCGCGTCCTTCCTGGCCATCCCGAGCCGCCTCATCGACCTCGACGACGACGAGCAGCTCGCCGCGCTGGCCCGGCGGTTCCTCGTCCCGATGCTCGACCCGCCGCCGCGGCGGCTCGACGACCCCTAGGCCGCCGTCCGGCGGGACGGGCGCGTCCCGAAGCCCGACAGCGTCGCCTCCAGCAGCGGCAGCGCGCGGCCCGCCCGCTTCGCCCGGATGACCAGGTCCCAGACGGGCTCGAACTTCTTCCACCCGGCCGCGTAGGCGGCGTGCCGGGCCTTGCCGCGCAGCGTCGGCTTCGTCGCGGCGCCGCGCATGATCGAGCCCCAGCGGTAGAAGTCGCGGTAGGCGCGCCAGTAGCCGTCCTCAAGCTGCCGCGCGGTCATCTTCGCGGGTTCGAAGACGACCGTCCGGGTGTCGTACCGGTCCCAGTCGGAATGGAGGAGCCGGCCGGCGGCCGCCATGCGGTCGTAAAGGCGCGTCCCCGGATAAGGGGTCAGAATGTGGAAGGTCGCCGTCTCGATTCCCTGCCCGACCGCCCATTCCACCGTGCGGTCGAAGACGGCGGGATCGTCCTCGTCCATCCCGAACACGAAACTGCCGTTCACCATCACGCCGCTGTCGTGCAGCCGGCGGACGACCGCGCCGTAGTCGCGGTCGATGTTCTGCCATTTGCGCTGCTCGGTCAGGTTCCCGGCGTTGACGGTCTCGAAGCCGACGAACAGGCTGCGCAGCCCCGACTCGGCCGCCTTCTCCAGCAGCCCCGGGCGCAGCACCGCCTGCACCGTCCCGGCCGCCTGCCAGAGCCGCCCCATCCCGCGCATCCCGTCGAACAGCGCGGTCGCGAACCGGGCGTTGCCGAACAGGTGGTCGTCCAGGAAGTACAGGTGCCGGCCCGGCAGCCGGTCGATCTCCGCGAGCGCCGCGTCCACGGTCTGCGTGTAGAACGACTTGCCGCCCTCGAAGAACGCCTCCTTGTAGCAGAAGTCGCACACGTGCGGGCAGCCGCGCGACACCACGATCGAGTTCGGCACCAGGTACCGCTCGCGGGCGATCAGGTCGCGGCGGACCGGCGGCAGCCCCGCGAGCGTCCGCTCGGACGAGGCGTACCGGGGCGCCGGGCGCCCGGCGCGCAAGTCGGCGAGGAACCGCGGCCAGGTGTCCTCGCCGGGGCCGAGGAAGATCGTGTCCGCGTGCCGGGCGGCCTCGTCCGGCAGCGAGGTGACGTGCAGCCCGCCGAGGCAGACGTGCGCGCCCCGCGCGCGGTAGTGGTCGGCCAGCTCGTAGGCGCGGCGCGCCGAGGTGATGTAGACCTGGATCACCACGAGCTCGGGCTCGTCCGAGAGGTCGACCTTCTGCACGTGCTCGTCGGTCACCGTCACCTCGTCGTCCGGGCCGAGGTAGCCGGCGAGCGTGGCCAGGCCGAGCGGCGGGAACAGCGAGTACTTGATCGGGCGGAAGAACGGCGAGGTCGCCTCGGTCAGGGCGGGCAGGATCATCTTGACGCGCATGCTTCATTGGACGCCGCCGGGCCGCTCCGGTGGCGGCGGTCCTGTGCCGATCGTGTGGAGATGCCGTGGCGGCGAACTGTCGGCGCGGAACTGTCGGCGCGGAACTGTCGGCGGCCTCTTCTAGAGTCCCCAGCACACGCGGGGGCGGGCGCCTCCGCTCCGCAGGCGGGTGAGGAGTGGCATGGGAGCGAAGACGTCGCTGCTGGGGTTCGCGGACGGCGACATACGGCCGCTGCTCGCGCGGGCGCGGCACTCGGACCGGGCCGCCGCCGAGGAACTGGTCCGGCGCGTCCACCCCGGGTACGCGGTCGAGGCCTACGAGGACGGCACGCTCGACGACACCTACCCGCCCGACGACGTGACCTACGCCGCCGCGCTCCCCGGAGCCGACGTGGTCATCGACCACAGGATCGGCGGCGACTACCCGTCGGCGCTGCCCGAGCACCTGCTCAAGCTCGGCGCGGGGCGCAGGATCGTCATGCACGCGATGCACTCGGTCGTCGACTGGCTGGCGTTCGCCATCTGGGAGGACGGGAAGCTGGTGCGCTCGCTCAGCCTCTCCCCGGACAGCGGGATCCTGGAGAACATCGGCGAACCGCTCGACTTCGAACGGCCCTACTGGGCGGGCGAGCATCCCGTCGACCCCGATCCGGTCATGTCGGACGACGAGCCGTACCCGCTGCCGTTCCACCCCCTGGAGATGGGCGAGGACGCCCTGCGCGCCCTGTTCGGCTTCATCGTCGAGGGCCGTCCGGAGCCCGGCGACGTGGAGCCGGGGGACGTCCACATGCACGGGTTCCGGGTGACCGACCCGACCGGCCGCGAGCAGGCCGAGCGGGAGGCCGCCTACGCCGAGGCGATCGCGAACATGGGGGAACCCAGGATCTTCACGCTGGGCCCGGACGGGACGATGCGAGAGACCAGCTTCGACGACCTCTGACCGGTCACGCCCTGCCGTCCGGCGGTCGCGGGGCGCATGGCCGAAGCGGGCCCGTTCTGGAAGTATCGGAGTCAGTCGAACAGACAGCAACGTTCTTCTGACAAGGAGCCCGCTGGATGGAGCCTCTGCGGCCGGACGACCCGCGCCGGGCCGGACCCTACCGGATCGAGCGGCGGCTGGGGGGCGGCGGCATGGGCCGCGTCTACCTGGGGCGCTCGCGGGGCGGCCGCCCGGTCGCGGTGAAGCTGGTGCGGCCCGAACTCGCCGACGACGCCGGGTTCCGGGGACGGTTCGCGCGGGAGGTCGAGGCCGTCCGCCGGGTCGGCGGGTTCTACGCCGCACAGGTCGTCGACGCCGCCCCGGACGACGACCCGCCCTGGCTCGTCACCGCCTACATTCCGGGGCCGTCCCTGCACCAGGCCGTCGAGGCGCACGGCCCGCTGCCCGCGGAGACGGTCGCCGTCATGGGCGCGGGCCTCGCCGAGGGGCTGTCCGCGATCCACGCGTGCGAACTGGTGCACCGCGATCTGAAGCCGTCCAACGTGATCCTCGCGCAGGACGGGCCGCGCGTCATCGACTTCGGCATCAGCCGCGCGCTGGACGCCACGTCCCACACCCTGGCGGTCGTCGGCACCCCCGGCTTCATGTCGCCCGAGCAGGCGCGCGGCCACGCGATCGGCCCGCCGAGCGACGTGTTCTCGTTCGCCTGCGTGCTGGCGTACGCCGCCACCGGCCGCGGCCCGTTCGGCACCGGCCCCGCCGAGGCGATCATCTACCGCATCGTGCACGACGAGCCCGACCTGACCGGCCTGCCCGCCGGCCTCGCCGACCTGGTGGGCCGCTGCCTGGCCAAGGATCCCGACGCCCGGCCCGGCCTGGACGACATCCTCGAAGAACTCGCCGACACCGCGCAGACCACGTCCCGCTGGCTGCCCGAACCGGTCGAGACGATGGTCACCGAACGCCTCTCGCCGCCGAGCACCCCGCCTCCGAGTACCCCGCCTCCGGCCACCCCGCCTCCGGCCACCGCGTCCCCGACCGCTCCGCCGCCGGCCGCCGCTCCGCCGGTTTCCCCGCCGCCGACCGCTCCGCCGCCGGTGATCACCGCGAGCCCGCCCGTCCCGGCCGCGCGCCCCCACGCCGGCACGGCGAACGCCGCGACGGCGCTGGCCATGCTCTGCCTGCCGCCGATCCTGCTCATGATCTACCAGGCCGTCGTCATGCTCGCGCACTCCCACCACTTCGACTGGTTCGAGATGATGATCATCGGCAACCTGCTGATCGCCGTGGCCGAGGGCGGGCTGCTCGTGTGGGGCGCGCTGCTGCTGGCCCAGGGCAGGGCGGCCGGGCGGTGGATGATCGCGGCGACCGGCGGCGCGGTGTCCCTGCACGGCCTGGCCGCCGTCGCGCAGTTCTTCCTGACGGGCGGCGACCCGTCGGACGTCTCTCCCTCCATCGTCCTGATGATGTTCGGCGCGGCTCCGCTGCTGACCGTCGCGGGCGCCGGCGCCGCGCTCATGGCCGCCGTCCCGCCCACCGGCCACTGGTGCCGCGGCGCGGCGGTCAGCCGAGGCTGGTGAGCTTGCGCTCCAGGTGGGCCCGCTGCCGTTCGCTGGCGCACAACCCGATCGCCCGCTCCAGTTCGGTGCGGGCCTCGCCCGTCCGGCCCAGCCGGACGAGCAGTTCGCCGCGGACGGTCGGCAGCAGGTGCGAGTCGGCGAGCTTCCCGGCGGCCGCCAGGCCGTCCACGATCGGCAGCGCGGCCCCCGGCCCCTGGGCCATGGACACCGCCACCGCCCGGTTCAGCTCGACCACCGGGGACGGGGCGAGCCGCCCGAGCGCCTCGTACAGCAGGACGATCCGCTCCCAGTCCGTCGCCGCGACCGACGGGGCCGCGGCGTGGCATTCGGCGATCCCGGCCTGGAGGCCGTAGGCGCCGAGGCCGCGGCCGATCCGCCCGGCGCGGGCCAGGGCGGACCGCCCCCGGGCGATCGCGCCCCGGTCCCAGAGCGTGCGGTCCTGGTCTTCGAGCAGGACGGCCTCGCCGTCCGGGCCGGTGCGGGCCGGGAAGCGCGCCGCCGTCAGCTCCAGCAGCGCCAGCAGCCCGTGGACCTCCGGCTCGTCCGGCATCAGCCGGCCCAGCACGCGGGCGAGGCGGCGCGCCTCGCCCGCGAGGTCCGTGCGGACCACGGCGCCGCCGGAGCTGGCCGTGGACCCCTCGGTGAAGATCAGGTAGACGACGTTCAGCACCGAGCCGAGCCGCTCCCGGCGCTGCCGGGCCGGCGGCACCTCGAACGGCACCCGGGCCGCCCCGAGCGTCTTCTTCGCCCGGGTGATCCTGGCCTGCACGGTCGCGGTCGGGACGAGGAACGCCGTGGCGATCTCGTCGCTGGTCAGACCGCCGATGACGCGCAGCGTGAGCGCCACCCGCGCCTCCCGGGACAGCACCGGGTGGCAGGAGACGAACATCAGCGCGAGGACGTCGTCGTCGATCCGGTCCGGGTCCCACAGGACGTCCCCGGCGTCCGGGTCGGCGGGCGCGCCCCCGGCGGCGGCCCCGCCCTCGCCCAGGTCGCGGGCGAGGGCGGCGTACCGCTCGTCGAGGGCGGACCGCCGGCGGAAGGCGTCGATCGCGCGGCGCCTGGCCACGGTGAGCAGCCAGCCCGCCGGCTGCCGGGGCACGCCGTCGCGGGGCCAGGTCACGAGCGCCTCGGCGAGGGCCTCCTGGGCGAGGTCCTCGGCGAGGGCGAAGTCGCCGGTGTAGCGGGCCAGCGCGCCGACGATCCGCGCGGACTCGGTCCGCCACACGGCGGCGACGGCCTCCCGGCCGGTCGGCTCGGTCATGATCCGTCGTCCCCGGTCAGAGCTGGCCGGTGGACTCGCGCCAGGCCCGCTCCTTCTTGATCCACTCGTTGTCCTGCGGGAACTCGTCGATCGTGGTGACCCGGCGGATCTCGGTCTTGAACCCGGGGCCGCCCAGCGGGGAGCGCTTCGCCCACTCGACGGCCTCCTCCTTGGAGGCGACGTTGAGGATGTAGAAGCCGCCGAACAGCTCCTTGGTCTCGCCGTACGGGCCGTCGGTGACGACCGGCGGCTCGGCCGAGTAGTCGACCACGACGCCCTCGGCGGCGTCGTCGAGCCCCTCGGCCGCGACGAGCACCCCGGCCTCGATCAGCTCCTGGTTGTAGCGGCCGACGGTCGCGATCATCTCCGTGAAGTCGATGTCGCCCATCTGCGCGAAGCCCTCGTCGGTGGCGCGCATGATCAGCATGTACTTCATCGTTCTGCCTCTCTCTGGCTGGTCCAGGCCCCTTCGGGGGACCCTTTCACTCCTAGGTCGAGTGGAGACAGCGCGGATCAACACACGCCCCAAAGTTTTTTCCGGGTTCTTCGGACGGGCTCAGTCGATGAACCGGACGTCGGGGTGGCGGGGGGACGGGCGGTCGAGGATCGGGCGGTGCCGGCCCGACAGCGCCCGGTCGAAGAACGCCGTGATGTAGGCCCGCTTCGCCGCGGTCATGCGCGCCGGGTCGACGGTCCCGATGGCGGCGGCGCGGTCCTCCTCGGAGAAGTCGAGCTTCTCGTCCAGGACGGGCATGAAGGACTGGACGTCGGTGTAGGAGTAGTGGCTCGCGGTGGGCACGTTGAGGTCGCGCTTCCAGCCGGTGGAGTTCTTCCAGAACGCGCCCCAGGACGGGGTGGTCCGGTGCGTCTGCGGGTCCCCGCCGGTCGCCGCGCCCATCAGCATGAACGGACGGTCCAGGCCGGTGCGGGCGACCTCGACCAGGTCGTCCTTGCCGTACTGCATGGTGCCGTCCATGTTGATGCCCGCGTCCAGGCGCCGGTCGGTGCGCATCGCCTCGGCGGCCTGGATGCCTCCGGCGGAATGCCCGAACATGCCCACCTTGGACAGGTCGAGCGTCCGGCCGAGGCCGCGCGGGAGGCGCCGTCCCTCGGCGTCCGGGTTGCGGCCGCGCCGCAGGTCGGCGAGCCGGTCGAGGACGAACCGGGTGTCCTGCACCCGGGTGGCGAGCGCGGTCTGGAGCACGCCGTCCGGCTCCTCGGGGAGGCGCTGGCTCTCCACGCGCCCGCCGGGGAACTCGACCGGGGCCGTCTCGTAGGTGTGGTCCATGGTGACGACCACGTAGCCGCGGCTGACCAGCTCCTCCGCCACGCCCGTGCCGAGCGCGCGCGGCACGCCGAAGCCGGGGGAGTAGAGGACGACGGGCCGCGCGCCGCGCCGCGCGTCGGCCGGGGCGGACTCGGCGGCGTGCGTGCGGGCGCCCGCCCAGTCGACGGTCCCCGCCTTGAACACGCGCAGCGCGTCGACCTTGGCCAGCGTCGCGGCGACTCCCGGGCGCAGGTACGGCGCGGTCCGCCCGGACGGCTTCGCGGCCGGGTACCAGACGCTGACCATCAGCTCGCGGGTCCGGCCGGGGACCCAGGGGTCGGCCCGGCCCTCGTCCACCAGGTGCAGTTCCGTGGTGCCGATGGCCTGGTGCGGGCCGGTCGGGCGCGGCAGGGTGAACGTCGCCGGCGCGGTGGCCCCGGCGGTGCGGACGGTGGCGGCGGACGCGCCGCAGGCGGCGAGCGGCAGGGCGAGCGGCAGGACCGCCGCCGCGGTGAGCGCGCGGAGGCGCGGACGTGATCGCATGGCCCCACCCTCGCGGGCGGCGCACCCCGCGCATCATGACCGAAAGCCACTCGTCCCCCCTGCCGGTCGGCAGGGGGGACGAGCGCCCGCCCATCACGGGTGCCGGGTGGCGCTGACGGTCAGACGGCCTGCCACAGAGCCGGCACGTTCGGCGGGGTCCAGCCGGGCTGGGCCTGGTGGGCCTGGATGCAGCGGTAGCTGGCGCCGTTGTAGGTGACGACGTCCCCGGCCTGGTAGACGGTGCCGACGGCCCAGGTGCCGCTCGGCGGGTCGTCCGGCGGGTCGTCGGGCGGGTTGGAGCCGCCGGTGTACAGGGTCAGGCCGTACACCGAGAGGCCCTCGTTCACGGGCTGGAAGAACGTCGTGCCGCCGCTGGAGCAGTTGCCGGAGCCGCCGGACGTCGTGCCCTGCGCCTGCGTGCCGGCGATGAACGAGCCGCCCGAGTCGCCCGGCTCGGCGCACACGTTCGTCTGGGTCACCTCGTAGACGGTGCCCTCCTGGTAGGTGACGCTGGTGTTGAGCACCTGGACGGTGCCGCAGTGCCAGCCGGTCGTGGAACCGGAGCGGCAGACCGGCGAACCCGCCTGCGCGACGGTCGAGCCGGTCACGTCGCGGTCCTGGACGGTCCCGTAGCCGTTCACCTTGGCGGTCGGGGTCCAGTTGCTGTTCGCGGCCACCCAGGCGTAGTCGTTGCCGGGGAACGAGGAGCCCTGGAAGCTGCCCTGCTGGACCTGGTTGTAGCCGCTCGTGGTCGTGCCCGGCTGGCCGCAGTGGCCCGCGGTGATGAAGCCGGGCTGGCCGCCGCGAGTGACCGAGAAGCCGATCGAGCAGCGTCCCGAGCCGTTCATCGGATGCCTGCGGCGTGGAGAGCCCGTCCTTTGGGGCGGGAAAGAACGCGGAATGGCGGGGCGTGGTGACTCTTCGAATTTTGTCGGTGGCGGTCGGTACGTTGCGGGCGTGTCCCGGTACCGGCTGTGTCCGACCCCTCGCCAGGAGGCGGGGCTGTTGGAGCATTGCTCGCACGCCCGGTTTGTGTGGAACTTGGCTGTGGAGCAGCACGCGTGGTGGACGCCGTGGCGGGGTCCGGCGCCGGAGTATTCCGTGCAGGCCCGGCAGTTGACCGAGGCGCGGGCTGCGTTCGAGTGGTTGGCGGCGGGGTCGCAGACGGTGCAGCAGCAGGCACTGAAGGACTTCGCGCAGGCCATGGGGAACTTCTTCGGTGGCACGCACCGGCGTCCTACGTGGCGTAAGGCGGGGGTGCATGAGGGGTTCCGGATCGTCGGTGCCCGCGGCCGGGCCTGGGATGTGCGGCGGTTGTCCCGCCGTACCGGTGAGGTGCGGATCCCCAAGGCGGGGTGGGTGCGGTTCCGCTGGTCCCGGCCCGTCCCGCCGGGGGTGAAGTCGTTCCGGGTGACCCGCGACCGCGCCGGGCGCTGGCATGTCGCGTTCGCCGCCGTCCCCGACCCCATCCCCGCGCCCGGCAACGGTGCGGCGGTCGGAGTGGACCGGGGCGTGGCGGTGTCGGCGGCGCTGTCCACGGGCGAGACCAGCACCGTCCCGGGCCTGACACCGGGGGAGGCCGAGCGCCTGAAACGACTGCTGCGGCGCCTGGCCCGCGCGAAGCGGGGGTCGAACCGGCGTGCCCGGGTCAAGGCCGCCATCGCCCGGCTCAAGACGCGTGAGACCGACCGCCGTAAGGACTGGGTGGAGAAGACCTCGACGGATCTGGCGCGCCGGTTCGACGTCATCGCGGTCGAGGACCTGAACATCGCCGGGATGACCCGGTCCGCCAAGGGCGCCCTGGATGCCCCCGGCGTCAACGTCCGGCAGAAGGCCGGGCTCAACCGGGGCATCCTGGCCGCCGGGCGGGGGCGGCTGGTGACCCGCCTGGAGCACAAGGCACCCGGGCGCCTGGTCCGGGTCGACCCGGCGTACACGTCGCAGACCTGCAACGCGTGCGGGCACCGCGCCCGGGACAACCGCGAGAGCCAAGCGGTGTTCCGATGCGTCGCCTGCGGACACCGGGCCAACGCCGACATCAACGCCGCACGCAACATCAAAGACACCGCCGTGGGACGCACGGTGGCCGCGCGGGGAGGCAGGGCATTGGCCCGGCCGGTGAACCGCGAACCTCAACCCACTCTCCTCTCCGTATAGGGGACGGGTCGGAATCCTCCGCCTTCAAACGGAGGAGGACGTCAAGTAGTAGGCGTCGCCGCCGCAGGTTGTAGTACGTGCGGGGCCGGATGGCCGACCGTTTGACGGCGTGGAATACCGTGCCATTTACACTCCGGATGCCCTCGCGATTCCCGAGCGGCTGGAACTTGCCCGGCAGGACCCCGTTCTCGGGGAGCGCGCCCGGCTGCTCGATAATCCGCCGGCGAAACTCGTCATCGTGGACGACGAAATGGCGCTTATGCCGCTGCGGGACGGCGAACCCGGCATCACCGCGCTGATTCGCCCGTCCACCCTCCTGGACATTCTCGTCGGCGTGTTCAATGCATGCTGGGAGCAGGCGGCCCCGCTGCGTTTCGACGAGGACGAGGACGAGGCGGCCCGGCCCGGGGTCTGGCCCCGGCTGTCGGAGGCCGACCGGCACCTGCTGACCCTGCTCGCCGCCGGCCTCAAGGACGAGGCGGTCGCCCGCCACACCGGGATGGGCACGCGGACGGTCAGCCGCCACGTCGCCCGCCTGATGCGCACCCTCAACGCCCGCACCAGGTTCCAGGCGGGGGTGCACGCCGCCCGGCGCGGCCTGCTCTGACGTCCGGGCCGGGGCTCCGGGGTCCTGCCCAGCGGGACGCGGCCGGAGCGTCCCCGCCCGGGTGCCGCACACTCGCGGGATATGGACGCCCAGCGCAGCGAATGGTCCGACCGCCAGGAGATCCACGACGTCGTCCTGCGGTACTGCCGCGGCATCGACCGGCTGGACTTCGGGCTCGTCCGGTCGGCGTACCACCCGGACGCCGTCGACCACCACACCGGTTTCGACGGGACCCTGGAGGAGTACCTCGCCTGGGTCGAGCCCAAGCTGCGCGCCCGGCGCGGCGGCACGATGCACATCGTCGCCAACCACCTCGTCGAGCTGCTCGGCGACACCGCCGTCAGCGAGACGTACGGGACGTCCGTCCACTGGGGCGAGCCCGCCGACGACCCGCGGGCCAACTTCACCAGCGGTGTCCGGTTCGTCGACCACATGGCGTGGCGGGACGGCCGGTGGGCGATCGCCGAGCGGTGGGCCGTCCGGGAGTGGACCAGGTCGGACGCCGGCCGGCTGATGCCCAAGGAGGGCGAGGGGCCGTCCGGCAGCAGGGACGGGGACGACCCGTTGATCCGGTTGCAGCGGAGGCTGCGCGGAAGGGAGTCAGGCGCGTGAAGGTAGGGATCAGCTCG
It encodes:
- a CDS encoding nuclear transport factor 2 family protein — encoded protein: MDAQRSEWSDRQEIHDVVLRYCRGIDRLDFGLVRSAYHPDAVDHHTGFDGTLEEYLAWVEPKLRARRGGTMHIVANHLVELLGDTAVSETYGTSVHWGEPADDPRANFTSGVRFVDHMAWRDGRWAIAERWAVREWTRSDAGRLMPKEGEGPSGSRDGDDPLIRLQRRLRGRESGA